DNA sequence from the Sulfurimonas sp. HSL3-1 genome:
CGTTCAGCGACAGCTTGGCACCATCGTACGGCGAACCGAGGGCGTCCACTTCGCGTTTGATGCGTTCGGCGTCTTTATGCAGGTCAATACAGTAATCTTCCGCATCCCGCCAGAGGCTGTAGGTGGCTTCCGACTCCCTTTGCGGCGTCCCCGCAACCCCTTTGCCGCCGATAATGGCCGCACTGATGGTGTTAACCAGCTTGGAATAGAGCGGCGCAACCTTTTCAATCGCCTGCTGGATGGTCATAGGATAAACGATATCGATCGCTTCCTGAGCGACGATATCCCCTTTGTCATACTCGTCTGCGGCGAATATGGCCGTGACGCCGAGACGCTCTTCCCCGTTGATCAGGGCGTTGACGAGCGGCGCGAACCCCCGGTATGCCGGCAGAAGAGAGTCATGGAAGATGATCAGGTTCGCCGAGGAAGGCAGCAGCCAGCGCCAGCCGATCGTAAACGCATAGGTCTCCGCCGCTCTTGCCGGCTCTTCACCGCGTGTAAAAAATGCGATGCCGTGTGTAGCGCAGAGTTGCCGGATCCTGTCAAAATAATCCGTCTCCATCTGTGCATCCCTCGCCGAACAGACATAGGTGATCTTCTCTGTGCCGTATACTTCGACAAAGTTTTGAAGGGTGACATACCCTTTTTCCGTCATAAGGTAAAAGACGATCATCGCTGTTCGCTTTCCTGAAAAATCTCTGCCCACTGCGTTTGCAAGACGGCATCCGAGAAAAGCGTTTGGATGCGTTGGCAGTTCGCTGCTTCTGTCTCAGCGGGCAACCGCTCAATCGAAAGCGGACCGCAGCTGTCAAACAGCCGCACCCCTTTCTCCTCGAAAAGCCCCCACGTGGAGATGTCGCTGCGCAGATAGACTTTCTTGCCAAGGCCAAGCAGCGTGATGATGTTTCCCATTGCCTGCTGCCGTTTATGGTTGAACACCGCGATGTCAATCTCGGCAAGGGAGTTCAGGTACTCTTCATAGGGGAGAAACGTCATCAACGGCTGGAACTTGTCGCCGAACCACGCTTTTCCCGTCGCCGCCACCTTCTTTGCATGCTGTTTGCTTCCGTACGAAAGCGGACAGATGATTTTGATCTTTTCATCGGCATAGGGGCGGAGCTTCTGCAAAATCTCCAGATGGTTGTTCGTGGGGTTCGCCGAATTCCCGACCTGGATACAGACCTCCTCTTTCGCCGTTTCGGGAAGCGGGATCGCCTTGTAGGTATTGCTTTGGTACATCAGACATTCATGATAGCTGCCCTCGGCGCCGTACCAGCGCCTCGCAAGCTCGTAATCGCCGCGAATGTAGGTGATGAGACCCGCAATGCGCTTGATCACCTGACGCTTCTTATACAGATAAAATTGCCGCTTGAGCTTCTTTTTCTTGGCGGGGTAGTCATAGAGGTCTCCCCCCCATACGACCCAATACGCTTTGGTGCAGAACCGCAGGTTGTAAAAGAAAAAGTCGATGATCCCGCGGATCAGCAGACTGTGGATGATCACCTTTTCCGCCTGTTCAAAATAGGGCTTCAGCTGCTTGACGGCCGAGAAATAGCGCAAAGGGCTGTTCATACTCTTGATAACGATCACATTGGGATGATCCGGTACCGGGTGCTTCTCCTGCGACACGCCCCCCAGGATGATGAACAGATGTTCATCGGGGTTGAAATGGGTGTGGATGAAGGTGATGAAAGAGGCGATGAACTTCTCGTTCTTCATGATGTGCAGGTACTTCATGCCGACGTCTCTTCCTCTGCTTCATTCTCCTGCATCTCGATCAGGATCATGTATTTCATATAGGTGTTGAACCCGGAGATGATGGAGACGGTCCAGCCGGGCATGCCGTGGAACATCCCCCCTTTGACGACCAGCTTTTTGAAGAACGTCAGTCCGCCGTGCAGGAACGGGTCGTACCATCGGGCCCGCTTCCCCTTCGCGTGCAGCATACGCGCACCGCGGGCGGCAAACTTTTCGATGTTGTTGATCATCTGCCCGTAGCTCTTATAGGAGTAGTGCAGCAGGTCCGCGTCAAGTTCCTTGACCTTCTCCGCCTCGACTTTCGCATGGCCGATCGCCTGCGTGAACCCGGCGCTGTTGCGGTTGTAGAGCCGCACGAGCCGGTCCGGATACCACAGCTTGATGAAGTGTCTTCCGATAAAACTCTTCCGGCGGAAGGCGTAGGCGTCATACCCGCTGTTCGCCAGGTCAAGGCCGGCGATCGCTTCGACCGCATTTGCGTCAAGCCGCTCATCGGCATCGAGGCTCAAGATCCAGTCGTTCGCCGCCAGCGGTGCGCCGAATGCTTTTTGCGGTCCGTCCCCGAGGTAGGGCTGGACGACGACCTTGGCCCCGAGGGATTCGGCGATCTCCCTCGTTTTGTCCGTGCTTTGCGAATCGACGACGAGGACCTCATCGCAGACGGCCTGAACGGAACGGATCGCATCCGCTATGTTCTCCTCTTCATTCAGTGTAATGATATTTGCTGTAATTTTCTGCTTCATTCAATCCGTTCTTCGTTAATTAGGTAGTGCTTTTTTATAGGCGACGGGGATACCCGCGTAGATGCCCGCATGCTCCAGCGGACGGTTGACGACCCCTTTGGCCGCGACGACGCTGTTCGCCGGAAGCACGCTCCCTTTGAGCACATTGACGTCGTTCGCCAACCAGCACCCCTCTCCGATCTCAACGCTGCCCAGCGTATAGTCGCTTTTCGAGACCTTCCCGCCGGCAAGCCTGTGATCGTGGTCGTAGATCTTGACGCTCTCCCCGAAAAGGCAGTCCGCCCCGATACAAATCGCGTCGCGGCAGACGATCGTGCAGTTGCGGTTGAAGAAACACCCCTCGCCGATACGGAGCGAAGCGTTTTTGCGGACGCCGATCAGCGTGCCCGACTTCAGGGTGATGTCGCCCTCAATCGTCAGGGTCGCCCCCCTGGCGACTTCGATCGTAAAAAAACCGTTTGCGTGTATGCGCCCCATAAGCTTCACCCTCTTGGAATAGAAGAGCTTGAGATAATATGAATAAATAAATGTGTAGAGCCGTGCAATCGATTTCAATCGGTGTCCCAGTCTTGTATAGTGATAGCTAATTTTATCAGATTACCGGCCCAACAATCCTTGCGCAGGCCCTTGTGCGTTGTGAAAACATTCGGATTCAATATTCTTTT
Encoded proteins:
- a CDS encoding acyltransferase, whose protein sequence is MGRIHANGFFTIEVARGATLTIEGDITLKSGTLIGVRKNASLRIGEGCFFNRNCTIVCRDAICIGADCLFGESVKIYDHDHRLAGGKVSKSDYTLGSVEIGEGCWLANDVNVLKGSVLPANSVVAAKGVVNRPLEHAGIYAGIPVAYKKALPN
- a CDS encoding TDP-N-acetylfucosamine:lipid II N-acetylfucosaminyltransferase — encoded protein: MKYLHIMKNEKFIASFITFIHTHFNPDEHLFIILGGVSQEKHPVPDHPNVIVIKSMNSPLRYFSAVKQLKPYFEQAEKVIIHSLLIRGIIDFFFYNLRFCTKAYWVVWGGDLYDYPAKKKKLKRQFYLYKKRQVIKRIAGLITYIRGDYELARRWYGAEGSYHECLMYQSNTYKAIPLPETAKEEVCIQVGNSANPTNNHLEILQKLRPYADEKIKIICPLSYGSKQHAKKVAATGKAWFGDKFQPLMTFLPYEEYLNSLAEIDIAVFNHKRQQAMGNIITLLGLGKKVYLRSDISTWGLFEEKGVRLFDSCGPLSIERLPAETEAANCQRIQTLFSDAVLQTQWAEIFQESEQR
- a CDS encoding methionyl-tRNA formyltransferase — protein: MIVFYLMTEKGYVTLQNFVEVYGTEKITYVCSARDAQMETDYFDRIRQLCATHGIAFFTRGEEPARAAETYAFTIGWRWLLPSSANLIIFHDSLLPAYRGFAPLVNALINGEERLGVTAIFAADEYDKGDIVAQEAIDIVYPMTIQQAIEKVAPLYSKLVNTISAAIIGGKGVAGTPQRESEATYSLWRDAEDYCIDLHKDAERIKREVDALGSPYDGAKLSLNGEMITLVSVEVCSDVTIEDRDSHIGKVVFYAEGYPVVVCKRGLLRILDARKSKTGESVLPLKQFRSRFEKVDRPS
- a CDS encoding glycosyltransferase family 2 protein gives rise to the protein MKQKITANIITLNEEENIADAIRSVQAVCDEVLVVDSQSTDKTREIAESLGAKVVVQPYLGDGPQKAFGAPLAANDWILSLDADERLDANAVEAIAGLDLANSGYDAYAFRRKSFIGRHFIKLWYPDRLVRLYNRNSAGFTQAIGHAKVEAEKVKELDADLLHYSYKSYGQMINNIEKFAARGARMLHAKGKRARWYDPFLHGGLTFFKKLVVKGGMFHGMPGWTVSIISGFNTYMKYMILIEMQENEAEEETSA